From Rhodothermales bacterium:
GTGTTCGAGTTGCAGCGGGCCGTTGGCGAGGCGGACTATGAGCGGGCCGTCACCATTGCGGAACGATTGTTGCAACAAACATCTAATCCACGCGGGGAGTCGATTCGCCTTGTAACGATCCTGTCATCTTACTTCACGAAACTGTGGAAACTGACAGTTTGTCAAGGAAGGAGATTGGGGGAAAAGGAGATGGCGTCGCGGGTTGGAGTTTCCCCGTTCTTCATAAAAGAGTACATTCACAGTTTAAAGTATTATGACAGAAGCTCAATTGAGCGTGCTTTCGGGGTCTTGATGGCAGCGGATTTTGAATTAAAAGGCGGCGCCCACCGTTCCGAGACACTCGTAGTGCAGCTTATGCTGAATGAGCTCG
This genomic window contains:
- a CDS encoding DNA polymerase III subunit delta, which gives rise to VFELQRAVGEADYERAVTIAERLLQQTSNPRGESIRLVTILSSYFTKLWKLTVCQGRRLGEKEMASRVGVSPFFIKEYIHSLKYYDRSSIERAFGVLMAADFELKGGAHRSETLVVQLMLNELVSGKVFA